The sequence cAAAAGCTGTATAACGGAGCAATCGTCGTGGGCAGGAGAGGAAGAATCAATGATCACACGACACGTGaattcacagtggttaagcgttttgagctaaacactatggcttagtgtgtcgtgtgaaccattcctaaccatgctttaaacacgctcaccatttgctgcaaaagggatagcGGCCTaggcatggcttagcgtgttgtctgaacaggccctatggtGGAGAAACAGCCAGGGCAAATGGAAGAGGTGCCTCTTCTCTTGGGCTGGTCTCCTCCTGGCCTCCCCCGTTGGTTTCAAAGGGGGGTTATGTGGGTAATTCCACCAGCTCCAGGTGCTGGCCTTCCCCGTGCTGCAGGTGTTTTCCCAAAATGGGCTTTGGCCCCCTTTTCAGCTCACAGAGGAGTAAAAGACCAGAGCTTCCCAGCACTACCACGAGGAGGTTCCCCCAGGTGCTGAGGACTGCgttgtgtgtgtggctgtggTTAATCTCTACTCGCTTGTAGCTCAGGTTTTGCAAAGGCTTGCTGAATCCTTTGTTTTAGCAAGTCAACTCTTGGAGAGCTACCGCTTGGCTGTCAGCCTCCGTGTTCAGTAGCGTCATAATGATTTTAGACGTGATCACGACACAGCTTAAACCAGCAGAGAAGGTGTTGACCTGCTTACAGGGGAAGAAGCATTGGGCCCGCATGGTGGAAGGCCTCCTGCCCCgtaccaattcttttcaacttcttcataaatgatctggaattaggagtgagcagtgaagtggccaagtttaacgatgacaccaaattagttaaggttgttaaaacacaaagggattgtgaggagctccaaagggatctctccaagctgggagggcgggcgtccaaatggcagttGCGGTTCAATGGAAGCGAGtgcaaggtgatgcatgttggggcagaaAAAACCCAGCTTCaactataacctgatgggatctgagctggccgtgaccgaacaagaaagagatcttgggattgtggtggacagatggatgaaaatgtccGCCCAGTGGGTGGCCGCTGAAATGAAGGCAAActcccatgttaggcattataagaaaaggaattgagaataaaattgccagtatcgtactgcccttatacaaatcaatggtgcaaccacacctggaatactgtgtacagttctggtcaccaaaccTAAGAAAGAATATTAAAGATCTggaaaaagggcaactgaaatgattaaggggctggagcatctcccctatgagggaaggttgcaagagctgggattgtttagcttggagaaaaggaggctgaggggagacaggatagaggtggacaaaatgatgcctggtgtggagaatgtggacagggaggcatttctctctcaaaatactagaacctggagttatcccataaagctgactgatgggagatccaggacatgGGAGATccaggccaggatctcttctcgatcctcccagagtgcaggacacggagtaatgggctcaagttaaaggaagccagattccagctggacatcaggaaaaacttcctgactgttagagcagtgcgacaatggagtcagttacctagggaggttgggggctctcccacactagaggccttcaagaggcagctggacaagcatctgtcggggatgctttagggtggattcctgcattgagcagggggttggactcgatggccttgtaggccccttccaactctgctattctatgattctatgaaataaaaggaaggacttcttcacacagcgcatggttaaattatgaaactcactaccacaagatgtagtgatgggcaccaatttggatggctttaaaagggggttggataaattcctggaggagaaggctatcaagggctactagccctgatggttgtgtgctatctccagtattcgaggcaatagcctgtgtgtaccagatgctggggaacatgggtgggagggtgctgttgcaccatgtcctgctttgttggtccccagccgacggctggttggcccctgtgtgaacagagcgctggactagatggaccctgggtctgatccggtCTCAGGGctggtcttatgttcttacctcctCTTGTTACGCGAGTCGTCCTCTTCCGTCCACTTGCCCACGCTCTGGTGGTGCAGCCACAGCACCAGTGCAAAGAGCGTGAGCAGCACCAGGCCCATGCTGAGCATGAGGGTGATGCCCACCACAAGGGAGGTGGTCTCGTGGGGCGCTGAAACACAGCAACAGAACGGGATTAGAAAAGGGGAGTTTACGGGGGAGCCCTCTTCGATGGCCTGCTTTGGCGCGAGCGACAGACCGCTCCAGGAAGGGGTCCAGATGCCAAGGAGAACAGCAGAGTTTAATGGGGAACGGGAGAGGGGATTTGGAGTGGCCCATGATTTTAGGGGCCCGGAACTGGACAGCTAGCAAGCAGGGCTTCATTAAATCCCCACCCCTGTAAGAAACACTTTGGAGGgttcagagctgctgctgctgctcctcggTTGGGAAACTGAGGCTTGCCTGAGGAAGTTATGACATTGGAACTGAGGCACTTCCTGATTCGTAGCTCAAGGCTCTTTGTTGTGGTGCGAGATATTACTAACGAGTAtaaagctgaacaatcccaaccCAAGGGCTGATCTGTTAAAAAGAGAGGTGCCCTGTCTCTTAGTGGCTGCAAGGAGAAGCTACTTCATCCCCCTCCTGCCTAGTAGTGGATATTCAGGGCTGAGGGAAAGGCTCTTTGCACAAGTTCAGAGGCACTTTTTAATCTCCAGGTCTGAATCTTTAGCAGGGTGGAGGGGAGAGCCCTTGACCCAGTCTTGGAAATGTAGGCGGTGGCTTTTGCCAGATCATCTAATGGCCCTTTAATGGGGCGTGGGGAGGTGGCTGCACAGGGCTTTCAAGCCAGATTATAAATCCTGAATAGAAAACCACTCCCAGGACACAATGGGATTAGGGTGCTGTTCCCCAATctgcgttggactacaacgccccaTTATTCACAGCCTGTGTGGCCATGGCGGCTGgcctgggcatgatgggaattgcagtcccacacatctggagggcaccaggttggggaaagctgaattaGGATCTCTAAAAACCTGTTACTTTTATACCTCATGACTCAGTAGGGTGCACGCCTGCGCATTTTGGAAGCCAGGGATGGCCCCGCAGCGGGGAGCTATTTAGCGATCAGTGCATTTAAAATCGCCCTTGCATGGACTGGGCCACTTCTGACTGCAATAGCGGGATTACAtatttaaatgctttttaaaaagcaagtttatTTCCCCTGCCTCCACAAACGATTCACCCTGCAGGTAGAGAACTAGCACATTGGGAGGTCTTCTAACACATGTGAACGTTCGTCTGCTTTTTTAAGTACACACGCCTATCGCTGCAGTGTAAAGTGGTACAATCCTGGTAACGTTTTATTATGTGAGTAATCTGAATTTGCAGATCGTTCCGTGAATAGAATCAGTTTAGAAGCAAACATCCCACCGTTGAAGGCAGCCGAAAAGCAAACACAAAGATAAAATAAACCGGCAGGTTGCGGCTCCCAGCGATACTCACGGACGTGAACGCGCAGCTCCAGGGCGCAGGAGACGGAACCCAGCATGTTTGAGGCTGTGCAGCGGTACAGGCCGGAGGCAGCCGCAGTCAGGTTGTGCAAGGTCAGGAGCGTGCGACGGTCACCTGCCCGGCAAGGGATTGCAGTGGGCGACAGCCAAAGGAGAAGTTAAGCTCCAGGGGacatttatttcccccctccctcttttatcACAATATGCTAGAAACAAGAGTCATCTTCGTTTTTAATCTTTATAGACTGCCCAGAGGGCcttggctatagggcagtatagaaatgctaaTCATCGCCAtcataattcaccaacaactggtcatcaaacaacctacaccacaCTATACATACTcgcccgaaacaatcttggaaagtgCAGACCATAGAATACACCAGGACAGAACAATTTATACAGCCAAGACAAGACCTTGCAATCGACCAGACagaacagttatagacaaaaaagaaaaacacacatacctcattgacatagcaatacctaatgacaaaaaggaagaggaaaagaggaaaatatacaccatcGGCTATGGacgttaaagaactatggcaacaggaaaaggttacaatgatTCTGTTAGTCACGTCAGGCACCggcatcacatttatttatttatttctacagaAAACCTTCTGAAACTGGGCCTAGcaaaatacacccacaccaacatccagaaagcagtcatacttgaaacatgCTCTAAGGTCAGGAAAATTCTGgctcagtaaaagacagcatgacttggcaaagcccatcacatGTGAGAAATTACGACTGAATATGTGTATATGATCATCTCCAACCCCAGCTAATGCAATGCTTTCTTGTAAGGATTTTCTGCATTGCATTTTAGTGGCTGCCGTACAACTGTGTCTTATtaagaaattctccaaaatgaGCCAGAAAACCTACTGGAGATGGAAGAAGATGCATTTATCCACGTTCAAAGGCGCGTTCACTCTGAATACTCAGTGTGCATTTTCCTTCATGTCCCCAGAGGCACCTGAGTGGCCATTGTGGCAAAGCTGCTGTTTGAACgggttaaagccatccaagttcctggccagggccctgatccagacgGTGCCCGctgtttaaaacaacttaaaaaacaacttaACAGACCCATTCATGCAACTGCTGCTCATGCACCTGGCATCACATTTACGTTGATCTTCACCCCAACAACCATCTCAGGCTAAATATCGCCTCTCCTTGGTTTTTGTTACCTTCGTAGCTCATCACCAACGGCTGCGTATCAGGCGGGATCTTCTCCCAGGTGAAAGTGGGTGCGGGCGTCCCTTCGTCCACGGTGCACGAGAAGTGGAGGGTGCCCCCCTCTTCCCTGTCGCCCTCGCTGGAGCATTTCGGATTAGACGGCGGCACTGTGGGACATCGAATCACAAACCCACTTCTTGCCCCCCACAAATATAAAACCACGTTCCATGCTCCCGTTGCCTGGGCAGTGTTTACTGCTAATTTAAGTGACACAAGCTTTGCAAGAGCTGAGCTGCTAGGTCAAAACAGCCCTTTGCAAGACCTCAGTGCACCCTTTGCAGGTACAGTGGAGTGCGATCCtaggtatgtttagacaggaaaaaaggctgaaaatcgtagggcttttttctctatatgaatgcataagattgcaccctaatttaCAAAAGAGCAGGTAGGAAGAAAGATTTGCAGCCTGCTCCTCACCTTTGCCACACAAAAGCAAATCCCACCGcattgtgtgcgatctccagagtgctctcatgtctcccctcggccttctcttctccaggctgacaCTGGGGTGTCAGGCAGGGTGTTAGTGCAACTATGGGTACCATTTCATGTTCACATAGTGGTGCTTTGCCACCTGTGAGATCCTGGCGCTGCACTTATGGGGCTTTGCGGGGATGTGAACATACCAAAGACAGTGAGCCGGACGACCCCAATGTTGGGCGTTGCAGTGTCCGGCGGGTTCGTCACGCTGCACTGGTACATGCCACTGTCGGAGCCGCGCGTGTCGTTCAGGACGATGCTAGCACTCTTGGTGGGCGAGAAAGCAAAGCCCGCCCGCCCGGCGTAGTGGGAGACGCTCTCCACCACCTCGCCCTGCTCGAAAGCAAGGATCTGCGGAGCAGAGGAAGCCCCAGTAAGACGGAAGGCAGAAGTCGAGGCTGGGACGCCCACAACTCTTTGGGCTCGAGATTCCTCGTTCATCCAACCTCTGGCCCACAGCTGCCAATGCCAAAGAAACCTGCAATGCGTTCAAGTGAGTTCCGATTTCTACGCTTCCACGGCCCGCTGGCTTCTTACGAGTTACGTAGATTCCGTGGACTTGTGGGTTGTCGCTTTACTCTGGGGTGAGAGGTTGTGCGAATTTGCATTTGCGCTaatcagggccggcccaagacatttcgctgcctgaggcagaatagCAAGTGGTCAGAGTGCTCAGTACCCAAATCTGGCCACGTGCCTCTCCCCGAgagtaaaaaaatgcaataataataaatcaaatcattAACAatgttgctgccttttcatggcactcaaaatctgctgcctgaggcagctgcctcactttgcctaacggTAAGGCCGGCCCTGGAGCTAAAGCCCATTCGCGCGA comes from Elgaria multicarinata webbii isolate HBS135686 ecotype San Diego chromosome 21, rElgMul1.1.pri, whole genome shotgun sequence and encodes:
- the LOC134412333 gene encoding immunoglobulin superfamily member 11-like, with product MRTLLQRPTALPGVFWMLLGCMTGSGAVKVSVVADRIQVVRGGSALLPCSFRTMAPLSRLNIIWTVTPSSEPSHPQQILAFEQGEVVESVSHYAGRAGFAFSPTKSASIVLNDTRGSDSGMYQCSVTNPPDTATPNIGVVRLTVFVPPSNPKCSSEGDREEGGTLHFSCTVDEGTPAPTFTWEKIPPDTQPLVMSYEGDRRTLLTLHNLTAAASGLYRCTASNMLGSVSCALELRVHVPPHETTSLVVGITLMLSMGLVLLTLFALVLWLHHQSVGKWTEEDDSRNKRRTDSFSLGRLIVAKSPPGDTPVGSPATKPLWIFTSSTPNTTYAHREWRPQPGTVSQGRWRSCSLSERQGSSSSGEEKPPVQGLFPKPTGFLV